The genome window CACCACGATGTCCACGCCCCGGAAGGCGCGGTGCAGACGCTCCGCATCACGGACATCGCCAAGGAAATACCTGATTTGCGGATACATGGAGACCGGATACAGTTGTTGCATCTCGAACTGCTTCAACTCGTCGCGGCTGAAGACGATAATCCGTTCCGGATTGTATTTTTGCAAAAGAGTGTTGATAAATGCCTTTCCAAACGAACCGGTGCCGCCGGTCACCAAAATGCTTTTATTATTGAACACAGGTGTATCCTTAAATATGTTAGCGCGTTCTATTCAATCTGCGTGTTTTTGACGAGAAACAATCCTGGTTATCTAGCGCAAGAGGCCCGTAAAACGCAAGGTTTGCGGGCCAGATCGTCATTTTCGACACTGCCCCCAGTTGACGGGGTTCCTGCTGTGACATTACTAGTACGGATATTTTTACGGGCGTAAATCCTCAACCACCGGACGCGGAGCAACCATGACCCACAACCAACCGGGACAACTTCATATCCGCGCGGACGCGACCCCCGCCATGGGCGGAGGACACGTGATGCGCTGCCTCGCCCTGGCCCAGGCCTGGAAACGACGGGGAGGGGAGGTTGCCTTTCACGGACATTTGGCGTCCGAAGCCATCAGAACCCGCATTGAGAACTCGGGCTTCACCCTTGTGCCAATAAATGCAGACTCTACGGGGGCGGCTCCGTTCGTGGAAAGGGATATGCCCGAAGAATGGGTCGTTCTCGACGGTTATCATTTCACTCCCAACGACGGCATAGCGCTCAGGCAAATGGGCTACAGAACACTTTTCATCGACGACCAGGCCCAGCATCAGTCCTACCCATTCGACCTGGTGCTCAACCATAATGTCCACGCCAGCAATGGCATGTATCCCGAAGGGACCACCTGTCTTACCGGCCCCCGACATGCGTTGATCCGCGAAGAATTTCTCGACTGGAACAACAAGCCCCGCACCGCCCAGAGGGCATGCCCTGTCGTTTTCATCACCATGGGGGCAAGCGACCCCACGGGGACAACCTTCACGGCACTTAAAGCCCTGAGTAATGCGTCCTTTGAAGCCGTCGTTGTTTCCGGGCCTGCGAATCCGCGTTTTACGGAACTGGCAGAAGCCTGCCGCAAAGCCCCTTTTCCGGCCAAACTCCTGGACAATCCAGCCAACTTGGCTGAGGAGATGTGGCGGGCCGACCTAGCCATAACCTCAGCCAGCGTGGTCAGCCTGGAACTGGCCTGCCTCGGGGTTCCGATGCTGGCCGTCACCACGGCGGACAACCAGACTGGGGTAGGCCGGTTCATCGAACGATCGGGAGTCGGAGTGGACTGCGGCGGATTGGACTCCGGGCTGAAGAAGCGTCTCTTCCAGGAACTTCTTCGGCTGAAGCAGAATCCCGAAACGCTTAAAGAGATGGCGGCTGCGGGCCGAAGACTGGTGGATGGGCACGGAGCCGCCCGGGTTGTTGAACGCATGGCTCCAACAAAAATCAGCGTTCGCCCGGCGGAAGAAACGGACTGCGCCCCGATCTGGCAATGGGCCAACGACCCCGTTTCAAGAACCAACTCCTTTGACAGCTCAGAAATACCGTGGGAAAGCCATTGCAAATGGTTCACGGCCAAGCTGGAGCAAAAGGATTGCAGAATGCTCATCGGCATGAACCAAAACAATGTTCCGGTGGGGGTGGTGCGTGTCGAATTCGTCAAAGGAGAACACGTCATATCCGTTAATCTTTCTCCGCAGTTCCGCGGGGTCGGCTTGGGATCGGCACTCATCAAGGCCGGATGCGAGCACTGCTGCCGAGATGGCCGCATGGCCATTACGGCATATGTAAAACCGGAAAACGCGGCATCCCGCAAGGTTTTTGCGGCTGCGGGCTTCCTTGAACAGGAAACGCTGGACTACACCGGTGCGCAAGCGCTGCGCATGATTTTCAGAGGAGAATAAATGAATATCAAATTGGGATCTCATGCCGTCGGCGACGATGCGCCAGTATTTGTGATCGCCGAGATGTCCGCCAACCACAATCATGACATGGACCGCGCGGTGAAAATACTCGAAGCCGCGGTTGAGGCCGGAGCCGACGCTGTCAAACTGCAGACATACACCCCGGACACGATCACCATTGATAGCGACAACCAGTATTTCCGCATCAAGGGTACCCTCTGGGAGGGACAAAGTCTGCACAGCCTTTACAAAGAGGCGTACATGCCCTGGGAGTGGCAGCCCAGACTGAAGAAGGTTGCGGACGAGCTCGGGGTCATGCTCTTCTCCTCCCCCTTTGACCATTCTGCGGTGGACTTTCTTGAGGAAATGGACGTGGCCGCCTACAAACTCGCCTCATTCGAGGTGGTGGATCTGCCCCTCATCCGCAAGATCGCTTCCACAGGAAAACCCATGATCATGTCCACGGGCATGGCCGACCTGGACGAGATCCAGGAGGCGGTGGACACATTCCATGACGCAGGCGGCAAAGGCCTTGTCCTGCTCAAATGCACCAGCGCCTATCCCGCCCTGGCCGAAGACGCCAACCTGCGCACCATCCCGGACTTGGCCCAACGGTTCGGCGTCCCCGCAGGGCTTTCCGACCACACCCTGGGGTCCGCGGTGGCTGTCACCTCGGTTGCCCTCGGAGCCTGCGTGGTGGAAAAACACTTCACCCTGAGCCGCGAAGCGGGCGGCCCCGACGCATCCTTTTCCATGGAGCCCGACGAATTCAAGGCCATGGTCAGGGACATCCGGATCGCGGAAAAGTCCTTGGGAAAAGTCACATACGAAATCACGGAAAAACAAAAGGCGAGTAGAAACTTCCGCCGCTCTCTGTTCTTTGTCGAGGATGTGCAAAAGGGAGAGATCATCACCGGGGCCCACGTCCGTTCAATCCGCCCCTCCAACGGCCTGCACACCAGGCACCTGGAAGAGATCATCGGCAAGAAGGCTTCCCGGGACATCGAACGCGGAACCCCCTGTTCCTGGGAATTGATTGAGTAGCCCCTCAACACCACGTTCGCACCACAAACGCCTTACGCAAGCCCCATATATGCAAAGAGCCAAGGGAATCACTGCCCTTGGCTCTTTTTTTCACGGAATATGGTGCCGGATCGAAATAAAATCCTTGATCAGGGCTTCAGCCAGTGCGGCTTCTTGGGCTTTTCCAGCCCCAGGGACATGGTCAGCTGCTTAAGCAGGAATTTCGGTTTGAAAGCATAGCGGTAATAAACCGAAGGCGATATCGTCTTCACCGCACCCAGCACCTTCCTGAACCCGGCCACATCCGCATCGTACTTCATGAGCGCGTAGGCATCGATACATGCAATTTCCAGGTGGGCATCAAGCCATGCCCTGGCTTTCTTCCTGTCCAGGCCACCTTCCAGGGCTTTGTCGTACGGGTTCGTGTAACAAAGAATGTTGTCGACCCTCTCTTCCGGGCTCTGGTAAATGGAGGCATTGTTGCTGTGCAGCCGCCAGGTGGAGACCACTTCGTCGAAGACGGCCACCTTGCCGGCAAGAAGCATGCGATAGGTGCACTCCAGGTCGGTATTCACGATGTCATAGGAATAAAAACCCAGTTCCCGCGCAAGCTCCGCATGGTACAAAGCGGTGACGTGAGGTGCGCTGAAGGAACAATCCTTGAGGGCCATGAACGCTTCCAACCCATCAACGACCGGGGCAAAGCCGACATTCTGCCCGCCCACCTTCTCGGTGCCGTCGGAATACAGCGTGCGTTTCTTGGCGCAGGCCATGACAATTTCCGGCTCGGAGGCAATACGCTCCATGGCTTTTGCTATCCATTCCGGATCATGGATGAAATCGTCCCCGTCCAGATTGAGCACCCACTCGCCTCGGGCCCTCTCGTAAAGGCTGACGCGGTAGTTGCCCACTCTCCCCAGGTTCTCCGTATTGTGAAAGACCCTGACCCTCGGGTTGTCCTTATAGGCGGCCAATACCGCCCTTGTATTGTCTGAGGAGCGGTCGTCGCTGACCACGACTTCGAGGTTCTCATAGGTCTGGGCCAGGGCGCTGTCCACGGCCTCGCAAACATAATCCGCCTGATTGAAGGTGGGGATCATGATGGTCACCAGGGGGCTCTCAGCGGCTTCTCCGGAAGAGCGGGATACGGCGCGCCCCGCAGGCGTCTGCGCAAGGACCTTCTCCGCATCGGCGGGGTCGGTTATGTTGAAGGTCGCCCCCTTGTGCTCCGCAAAAAATGAAAACGGCAACTCGGTAACGGACTTGTCTTCCCTGATGTCCACGGGGAAAGCGCTTTCGTCCTTGCGCCACAGCAGCCCCAGGCCCCAGTCGCAATCAAACACCGCATGACCTATCTGCGGGAAATCCCGCTGAATATGGTGAACGGCTTTCCAAACATCGCCGGTCCAGGCACCGTCGTGGAATTCACGGGTGGCATGGAACTCTTCCTTGGGCAGGCAGTCGTGCAAAAAGATCAGACCATTTTCACTCAGGCAATTGAAGGCGTTCGAGACATCCTTGATGACCTGCTCGTAGAGATGAAGCCCATCAATAAAAATGACGTCGAATATCTCGTTGTTCTGAGAAAAGAACTCGTCACTTGTTTCAGGATGAATCGTCACGTGCCGGAGGTTCGGGAGCAAGTGCGGAGGCAGCTGGTCCGTCCGGGGAACGGGGTCCACCCCGACCTTCCTGGGAGCATGGACCCGGCAGAGGTTGTCTCCACGCCTGATGCCGATCTCCAGATACCTGCCTTGCGGATAATACGCCAACAACCTCTGAGCCAATGAAATTCTGTTCTGAATCATAATGCCTACAATGTGGTCTATTTTATGAATAGTGCATACTGTGAAACCGTTTAGCGCCGACCAATAAAATACTATTGACAGGCGAGCCACCTTATAGCGTTAGCAATTCTTCATCAATGTTTTTATCAACCGGGCGTCCCTCAAAGCTTTGCGTGGGGCGCCCGCGCGTCAGCGCAAATATCTTTCCTTATCCTTATTTGAATATTCATTCCACTCTCGAAGTTCCCACTGAGATGGATTATTTGTCTTATCATTTAATTTATTAATATATTTATTATAAGTTTTTTCATCTGCATCTGGCCACTTGGGCAATGCGCCTTGAGATTTTTGGGCAGTATCAATATCCAGATTTCTCAGGACAATACTATCAATCGGACAATGAGGAGGTTCATGCTTAATTATTCCAGCACACCAAAGATATTTCAGATACATATTGAGTAATTTCTGAGCGACTCCAAAAGTCATCTTGCCTTTAAACAGGCAACTTTTTAAATCATCCTCCATTGATCTCTCGACCAAAGATTCTATGTTCGCAAGATGCTCCTTTTCATCAACTTTTCCTGCAACATATTTTTTCTCAAGGTCGTACAAGAAGTCCTGAAAGGTGTAATATACGAAATAGCGCTCATTATCTTTAGCACCTTTCACATACGTCTTCCGCACCCTGTTTGCCACGGCAGCAGACCACGCATTGGAAAAGAAAACGTCGCGTAAAAAGCCAAGTTTCAAATCATCGATCTTTGTTCCAGACATAACTACCCCAACTCCTGTTCCGTTCTGCTGATAATCTCTTCCTGATGATCCCTGTCCAGATCCACGAAGTAGTCACTGTACCCCGCAACCCGCACCAGCAGGTTCCGGTACTCGTCCGGGTTCTCCTGGGCCAGCCGCAGGGTTCTGGTGTCCACCACGTTGAACTGGATGTGGTGCCCGCCCAGGGTGAAATAGGTGCGCACCAGGCCGCAGAGCTTGTCCAGGTCGCGGTCCGTGGCCAGCACGCTGGGCAGGAAGCGCTGGTTCAGCAGGGTGCCGCCGGACTTGGCCTGATCCATCTTGCTCAATGATTTGACCACGGCCGTGGGCCCGTTGCGGTCCGCCCCGTGGGATGGAGAGGTGCCGTCCGACTCGGGCAGATGCGCCCTGCGCCCGTTGGGCGTGGCCCCGAGCATCTTGCCGAAGTAGACGTGGCAGGTGGTGGAGAGCATGTTCAGGTGGTAGCGCCCGCCCTTGGTGTTCAGACGTCCGTCAATGGTCTGGAACAGGGACTCGTAGACCCGGCGCATGATGTCGTCGGCCCGGTCGTCGTCGTTGCCGAAAAACGGGGTCCGGTTCCAGAGCCGCAGCCGCAAGGGTTCGGCCCCCTCGAAATCGTTTTCGAGCGCCTCCAGCAGGTCGGCCATGGACAGGCCGCCCTCGAACACATGGGTCTTGAGCGCGGAAAGGCTGTCCGTGACCGTGCCGATGCCGCAGCACTGGATGTAGCTGGTGTTGTAGCGCGGCCCGCCGTCGTAGTAGTCGCGCCCCTTGTCGATGCAGTCGCGGATGACCACGGACAGGAACGGCGCGGGCGAATGCTTGGCGTACATGCGCTCGATGTAGTTATTGACCCGCACCTTGAGGTCCACCACGTGTTCCAGCTGGCGGACAAAGGCGTCGTAGAGTTCCTCGTATGTTTCAAAGGCCTCGGGGTCTCCGGTTTCCAGGCCCACCCTGCGGCCCGTGAGCGGGTCCACGCCGTTGTTGAGCGTGACCTCCAGCACCTTGGGCACGTTGAGGTAGCCGGTGAGAATGTAGGCCTCCTTGCCGAACGCGCCGGTCTCGATGCATCCGCTGGTGCCGCCCTCGCGCGCATCCTCCACGAATTTTCCCGCGCGCACCTGCTCCATGACCACCAAATCCGAATTGAACACCGAGGGATAGCCGTAGCCCTGGCGGATGACCCTGGACGCGGCCCGCAGCAGCCGTTCGGGCGTACGCTCGCTCACATGCACGCTGGGCTGGGGCTGCAGCAGATGCAGGTCGTCCACCACCTCCAGGATCAGGCTGGAAACCTCGTTGCTGCCGTCCGAGCCGTCCCGCTTCAGCCCGCCGATGTTGATCTGGGTGAAATCGTTGTAGGTGCCGCTCTCCTTGGCCGTGACCCCCACCTTGGGGGGTGCCGGGTGGTTGTTGACCTTGATCCAGAAGCAGCTCAGCAGCTCTTTGGCCGCCTCGCGGCTCAGGGTGCCGTCAGCAATGCCCTGCTCGTAGAACGGTCCCAGGTGCTGGTCCAGATGGCCCGGGCTCATGGCGTCCCAGCCGTTGAGCTCGGTGATGGCGCCCAGGTGCACGAACCAGTACATCTGGAGAGCCTCCCAGAAGTCGCGCGGCCGGTGCGCGGGCACGCGGCGGCAGACGTCGGCCATGCGCCGCAGTTCGGCCTCACGCGCCGGGTCGTCGGTCTGGTCGGCCATGTGGTCGGCCAGCTCCGCATGACGGGCCGCGAACAGCATGACCGCGTTGCAGGCGATGTCCATGGCCTTGAGCTGCTCGGCCTTGTCCGAAGCCTCGGCGTCGTTCAGGAAATCCAGTGCGGCCAGCCTGCCGGTGATGCGCGCCTTGAAATCGAGCATGCCCGTTTCGTAGATGATGCCGTCCAGGGCCGTGTGCCCGGGGGCGCGCTGTTCCATGAACTCGGTGAACAGCCCGCACTCGTAGGCGGCCTTCCAATCCTCGGGCACGTGGCTGAATACGCGGTCGCGCATGGACCGGCCCTGCCAGTACGGGATGACCACGTCCTCGTAGGTCCCGATGTCTTCCTCGGCAACGTCGTAGCGGGCCATGGACCGGGAATTGAGGATGCGCAGGTCCTCGGCCGAATGGCAGGTAAGCTCAGGGAAGGTGGGCACGGCCTTGGGGCGCGGCCCGCGCTCGCCCACAATGAGTTCCAGTTCACCGATGTACAGGGTCTTGCGGGCGCACAGCTCATGGAAAAACCTGGCCCGGAGCACGGGCAGGGAGTATTTGCCGTAATTCTCGCGGTAGAATTCCGTCTCCATGACGGCCCGTTCGATGGAGATGGAGGGCACGGCCTCGAAACTTTCCTTCCTGAGTCTTTCTATACGCTCGTTCATATCAACCTCCCACGCGAACATTCAGCCCGTGGCGCTTGAGTATGGTGACGGCCCGCTCCACCCGGCCGTTCTCGAATCTGGGGATATCGCTGCCGGGGTAGTCCATCCCCAGCTTGGCGTACTTGCTCCTGGCCGCCGCATGGTAGGGCAGCACGTCCACCCGATGGACCCCGGGCAGCCCCGCCGCGAACGCGCCCGTGGCCTCCAGGTTGGCCTCGTCGTCATTGATGCCGGGCATGAGCGGGATGCGCACGGCCATGTCCTTTCCCGACGCGGCCAGGGCCGCGATGTTGGCCAGGATGTCCGTGTTGGACACGCCCGTGTACTTTCGGTGCGTCTCGTCGTCCATGTGCTTGAGGTCGAAAAGGAACAGATCCGTGGCCCCGGCCACATCCAGCAGCACGCCGCGCCCGGCGAATCCGCTGGTATCCACGGCCCGGTGCACGCCCAGGCCGCCGCAGGCCATGAGCAATTCCTTGAGAAAAGAAGGCTGCATGAGCGGCTCGCCCCCGGAAAAGGTCACGCCCCCGCCGGTCTGGTCATAGAAGGGCATGTCCTTGCGCACGGCCTCCATGACCGACTCCACGCTCTCGCGGCTGCCGGTGCGCTCGTGGGCCAGGGCTGGGCAGACAT of Salidesulfovibrio onnuriiensis contains these proteins:
- the pseG gene encoding UDP-2,4-diacetamido-2,4,6-trideoxy-beta-L-altropyranose hydrolase, with product MTHNQPGQLHIRADATPAMGGGHVMRCLALAQAWKRRGGEVAFHGHLASEAIRTRIENSGFTLVPINADSTGAAPFVERDMPEEWVVLDGYHFTPNDGIALRQMGYRTLFIDDQAQHQSYPFDLVLNHNVHASNGMYPEGTTCLTGPRHALIREEFLDWNNKPRTAQRACPVVFITMGASDPTGTTFTALKALSNASFEAVVVSGPANPRFTELAEACRKAPFPAKLLDNPANLAEEMWRADLAITSASVVSLELACLGVPMLAVTTADNQTGVGRFIERSGVGVDCGGLDSGLKKRLFQELLRLKQNPETLKEMAAAGRRLVDGHGAARVVERMAPTKISVRPAEETDCAPIWQWANDPVSRTNSFDSSEIPWESHCKWFTAKLEQKDCRMLIGMNQNNVPVGVVRVEFVKGEHVISVNLSPQFRGVGLGSALIKAGCEHCCRDGRMAITAYVKPENAASRKVFAAAGFLEQETLDYTGAQALRMIFRGE
- the pseI gene encoding pseudaminic acid synthase → MNIKLGSHAVGDDAPVFVIAEMSANHNHDMDRAVKILEAAVEAGADAVKLQTYTPDTITIDSDNQYFRIKGTLWEGQSLHSLYKEAYMPWEWQPRLKKVADELGVMLFSSPFDHSAVDFLEEMDVAAYKLASFEVVDLPLIRKIASTGKPMIMSTGMADLDEIQEAVDTFHDAGGKGLVLLKCTSAYPALAEDANLRTIPDLAQRFGVPAGLSDHTLGSAVAVTSVALGACVVEKHFTLSREAGGPDASFSMEPDEFKAMVRDIRIAEKSLGKVTYEITEKQKASRNFRRSLFFVEDVQKGEIITGAHVRSIRPSNGLHTRHLEEIIGKKASRDIERGTPCSWELIE
- a CDS encoding glycosyltransferase, which encodes MIQNRISLAQRLLAYYPQGRYLEIGIRRGDNLCRVHAPRKVGVDPVPRTDQLPPHLLPNLRHVTIHPETSDEFFSQNNEIFDVIFIDGLHLYEQVIKDVSNAFNCLSENGLIFLHDCLPKEEFHATREFHDGAWTGDVWKAVHHIQRDFPQIGHAVFDCDWGLGLLWRKDESAFPVDIREDKSVTELPFSFFAEHKGATFNITDPADAEKVLAQTPAGRAVSRSSGEAAESPLVTIMIPTFNQADYVCEAVDSALAQTYENLEVVVSDDRSSDNTRAVLAAYKDNPRVRVFHNTENLGRVGNYRVSLYERARGEWVLNLDGDDFIHDPEWIAKAMERIASEPEIVMACAKKRTLYSDGTEKVGGQNVGFAPVVDGLEAFMALKDCSFSAPHVTALYHAELARELGFYSYDIVNTDLECTYRMLLAGKVAVFDEVVSTWRLHSNNASIYQSPEERVDNILCYTNPYDKALEGGLDRKKARAWLDAHLEIACIDAYALMKYDADVAGFRKVLGAVKTISPSVYYRYAFKPKFLLKQLTMSLGLEKPKKPHWLKP
- the hypD gene encoding trans-4-hydroxy-L-proline dehydratase; its protein translation is MNERIERLRKESFEAVPSISIERAVMETEFYRENYGKYSLPVLRARFFHELCARKTLYIGELELIVGERGPRPKAVPTFPELTCHSAEDLRILNSRSMARYDVAEEDIGTYEDVVIPYWQGRSMRDRVFSHVPEDWKAAYECGLFTEFMEQRAPGHTALDGIIYETGMLDFKARITGRLAALDFLNDAEASDKAEQLKAMDIACNAVMLFAARHAELADHMADQTDDPAREAELRRMADVCRRVPAHRPRDFWEALQMYWFVHLGAITELNGWDAMSPGHLDQHLGPFYEQGIADGTLSREAAKELLSCFWIKVNNHPAPPKVGVTAKESGTYNDFTQINIGGLKRDGSDGSNEVSSLILEVVDDLHLLQPQPSVHVSERTPERLLRAASRVIRQGYGYPSVFNSDLVVMEQVRAGKFVEDAREGGTSGCIETGAFGKEAYILTGYLNVPKVLEVTLNNGVDPLTGRRVGLETGDPEAFETYEELYDAFVRQLEHVVDLKVRVNNYIERMYAKHSPAPFLSVVIRDCIDKGRDYYDGGPRYNTSYIQCCGIGTVTDSLSALKTHVFEGGLSMADLLEALENDFEGAEPLRLRLWNRTPFFGNDDDRADDIMRRVYESLFQTIDGRLNTKGGRYHLNMLSTTCHVYFGKMLGATPNGRRAHLPESDGTSPSHGADRNGPTAVVKSLSKMDQAKSGGTLLNQRFLPSVLATDRDLDKLCGLVRTYFTLGGHHIQFNVVDTRTLRLAQENPDEYRNLLVRVAGYSDYFVDLDRDHQEEIISRTEQELG
- a CDS encoding glycyl-radical enzyme activating protein produces the protein MSTQGTIFAIKRYAIHDGPNIRTTVFLKGCPLSCAWCHNPEGLSPKIDVVTVADRCVGCGECVRACPQRALTLTEQGISRDRGACDQCGTCVDVCPALAHERTGSRESVESVMEAVRKDMPFYDQTGGGVTFSGGEPLMQPSFLKELLMACGGLGVHRAVDTSGFAGRGVLLDVAGATDLFLFDLKHMDDETHRKYTGVSNTDILANIAALAASGKDMAVRIPLMPGINDDEANLEATGAFAAGLPGVHRVDVLPYHAAARSKYAKLGMDYPGSDIPRFENGRVERAVTILKRHGLNVRVGG